ATCTCCCGGGAAATCGAAGACGCATCGACCACGACCGCGGTTCCTCCTGAGAAGCCGATGCGGTTCCGGAGCTCCTGAGGGGTACCGGGGAAATTGGCCACCACCGTGCCGTTCTCCACAAGGCCCTCGAGCACATCCACCGCCCCAAGAAGCGTGGGGTCCACCACCACGACGATATCCGGATTCGTCACTCCCGAGTGGATACGAAGGGGCTTATCGCTCACCCGGTTGTACGCCTTCACCGGAGCACCCATCCGCTCTGGGCCGTACTCAGGGAATGCCTGAAAGTACTTCCCTTCCCGAAGCAGGGCATCGGCAAGAATTCGGGAGGCCGTGACTACTCCCTGGCCTCCTCGGCCGTGCCATCGAATTTCCAAGGGCTTTTCCAAGGTTAGAGAGCCTCCTTTCCTGGACCAAAACGAATTTCCCTTCTCCCTTCAAGGGCCTGGGCAAGAGTCACCTCGTCGGCGAACTCGAGATCTCCTCCCGAGGGCAATCCCCGGGCAATGAGGGTGACTTTCACGGGGAAAGTGCTGAGTTTCTGGGCGAGGTAGAGAGCCGTCGCTTCCCCGTCCACAGATGGATTCAGAGCCAGAATCACCTCCTTCACCGCTTCCTCCTGAATTCTTTCAAAGAGCTCGGGAATGCGGATGTCCTGAGGACCAATTCCCGAAAGAGGCGACAGCACCCCCTGGAGCACATGGTACCGCCCCCGGAAACCGGCCCGCTCTAAAGCAAAGATATCCTGGGGTCGTTCCACCACGCAGAGGGTGTGGGTTTCACGGGAGGGGTCCTGGCAGATGCGGCAGAGCTCTTCTTCGCTGAAGAAGCCGCACTTTTTGCAGAAGCGGATTCTCCGCCGCATGTCCTCAAGAGCCCGCAGGAGCTCCTCGAGCTCACCAGAGGGGGATTTCACAAGGTAGAAAGCAAGCCTTTGCGCAGTTTTGGGACCGATACCGGGGAGTTTTGAAAGGGCACGAATAACCCGGTCCAGTGACTCAGGATACGCCTCCTGCACTCCTTCCACCTTCAAAGACCTGGGATGTTGAAGCCCCCAGTGATTTTCGCCAGTTCCTCCTGGGCAAGCTCCCGGGACCTGTGGAGCGCCTCGTTCACGGCAACGAGAATGAGATCCTGGAGCATCTCGATATCTTTCTCCTCAAGGAGCTCAGGGTCGATGTGGATGCTCAGAATCTCCTGCTGGCCGTTGCAGGAAACCCGCACCATGCCGCCACCGCTTGTGGCCTCCACGACTTTCTGCCGGAGCTCCTCCTGCACCTTTGCCAGCTTAGCCTGCATCTTCTGGGCTTCTCTCATCAGATTTTTCCAGTTCTGCATCTTCCCACCTGCCCTTGGGTTGCTCGGGTTGCTCGATGGGAACGTAGTGCACTACGGTCCCTTCAAAGAGGTTGAGAATTTCCGGGAGCGCCGTGCTCCGCTCGGCAACCTGCGAGCGGGTCGGCTTCTCGTTCTTTTCAGGAACCGGAGGGGCCACCGCCGCCTGCGCGGCCCCGTCCTTTAAAACACACTCAATGCGACATCGCTTTCCCCGCACCCGGAGAATTGCCTTCTCAAGAATCTCGAGGTTCTCCCGCCGCTCGACGCTCTCCTTGTGGAACCGGCAGTCCGGTCCAAAGGCCACCACAAGACGAGAGGGCTCCTCAAAGCGAACCTCTGCAAGCTGCAGGAAAGCGTACAGGGATATCTTCGAGCGCTTGATTTCCCTGAGAACCTCCTGCCAGAAATCCACCTCCGGCTGCGGCGGGGGTGGAACCGGCACGCTCTCCTTTTTCTGCCCCAAGTACTCTATTATATCGAGAAGGGCAACTTCAAGCAAAACGCGACTGTATGGGAGACGCCGCAGGTCCCCCTCAAGGACCCGCAGGCGCTCAAGGACCTGCCGCAGGGTGGAAGGCGTAAGGCCACAGGCAAGGTCCCGGAGAACACTCCAGCGGGATTTCGGAATGCCAAAAAGGGGATTGTACTCGCCCACTGAGAGGACCACAAGGAGGTCCCGGAAGTACGCGGCTAGGCTCCCCGAGATGTCCTCAGGACCAAGGCCCCGGGAGAGCCACTCCTCAAGGGTAATAAGGGTTTTCTCAAGGTTTCCCTCACGGAGGGTGGTAAAAAAGGCATCAAGGTCCCGGGGTTCTATGTCCCGCAAAACCTTTGCCGCCATGGAGAGGGAAATCTCCCGTTCCCCGAGGGCAAAAAGCTGCTCCAAGAGGCTCTCTGCATCCCGGAGGGAACCCCCAGCCTTGCGGGCCACAAGGTGGAGAACCTCTTCCGCAACTGCAAACCCCTCAAGGGAGGAAATCTTTTGAAGCTGGGCCACAATGGCCTCGTGAGGGATGGGGTTGAAGATGAGCTTGACGCACCGGGAGAGAACCGTCTCAGGGAGGCGCCTCGGGTCGGTGGTGGCAAGGATGAAGACCACATGCTCCGGGGGTTCTTCAAGCGTCTTGAGGAGGGCGTTGAAGGCTTCCTGGGTGAGCATGTGGACCTCGTCGATGATGTACACCTTGAAGCGGGACTCAAAGGGCGCGTACTTCACGTTTTCCCGAAGCTCCCGTATCTCGTCAATCCCCCGGTGGGACGCCGCATCGATTTCAATCACATCAAGAGACCTTCCTTTCTGGATGGCCACACAGGACGGGCAAGTCCCGCAGGGCTCAGGCGTTACGCCCTTCTCGCAGTTCAGCGCCTGCGCGAGCACCCGGGCGGTTGTGGTCTTCCCCACTCCCCGGGGACCACAGAAGAGGTAAGCATGGGAGACGCGCTGGGTGCGGAGCGCATTCACAAGGACCCGAACGACGACATCCTGGCCGACGATGTCCTCAAAACGCCAGGGCCTCCACTTTCGGTAGAGCGCAAGGTACGACAAGGGAACACCCCTACGAGACCACAAAATTGCCTCTAATCGTGCACCGTCACTCGATCGCTCCCTCCCAGCTGTACCGGGGCTGGTAGCTCCGACCAGGCACCCCTGCGGCACCCGAAGAGCCTCGCGTACCGTTGCTCCCTTCCGGGCCTGGCGGGGTTGGCGAGGATTCGTCGCGCAGGACCCAGCCCTCAACACTCCGCTTCCCCAGCCAGCGCTGAAAGGAAGGACCTCATGCCGGAATTCGACCCTGCTATAGC
This Candidatus Caldatribacterium sp. DNA region includes the following protein-coding sequences:
- a CDS encoding 2-oxoacid:acceptor oxidoreductase family protein; translation: MEKPLEIRWHGRGGQGVVTASRILADALLREGKYFQAFPEYGPERMGAPVKAYNRVSDKPLRIHSGVTNPDIVVVVDPTLLGAVDVLEGLVENGTVVANFPGTPQELRNRIGFSGGTAVVVDASSISREILGRVVVNTPVLGALCRVLPQVRLESVLEAVKAQFGEKLRAEIVEKNLLCLQRAYEEAQIG
- the recR gene encoding recombination protein RecR, which translates into the protein MQEAYPESLDRVIRALSKLPGIGPKTAQRLAFYLVKSPSGELEELLRALEDMRRRIRFCKKCGFFSEEELCRICQDPSRETHTLCVVERPQDIFALERAGFRGRYHVLQGVLSPLSGIGPQDIRIPELFERIQEEAVKEVILALNPSVDGEATALYLAQKLSTFPVKVTLIARGLPSGGDLEFADEVTLAQALEGRREIRFGPGKEAL
- a CDS encoding YbaB/EbfC family nucleoid-associated protein, which translates into the protein MQNWKNLMREAQKMQAKLAKVQEELRQKVVEATSGGGMVRVSCNGQQEILSIHIDPELLEEKDIEMLQDLILVAVNEALHRSRELAQEELAKITGGFNIPGL
- the dnaX gene encoding DNA polymerase III subunit gamma/tau → MSYLALYRKWRPWRFEDIVGQDVVVRVLVNALRTQRVSHAYLFCGPRGVGKTTTARVLAQALNCEKGVTPEPCGTCPSCVAIQKGRSLDVIEIDAASHRGIDEIRELRENVKYAPFESRFKVYIIDEVHMLTQEAFNALLKTLEEPPEHVVFILATTDPRRLPETVLSRCVKLIFNPIPHEAIVAQLQKISSLEGFAVAEEVLHLVARKAGGSLRDAESLLEQLFALGEREISLSMAAKVLRDIEPRDLDAFFTTLREGNLEKTLITLEEWLSRGLGPEDISGSLAAYFRDLLVVLSVGEYNPLFGIPKSRWSVLRDLACGLTPSTLRQVLERLRVLEGDLRRLPYSRVLLEVALLDIIEYLGQKKESVPVPPPPQPEVDFWQEVLREIKRSKISLYAFLQLAEVRFEEPSRLVVAFGPDCRFHKESVERRENLEILEKAILRVRGKRCRIECVLKDGAAQAAVAPPVPEKNEKPTRSQVAERSTALPEILNLFEGTVVHYVPIEQPEQPKGRWEDAELEKSDERSPEDAG